One Candidatus Peregrinibacteria bacterium DNA segment encodes these proteins:
- a CDS encoding EamA family transporter, giving the protein MLYTACLILPYAAIFFAAQSNSALNVALLTQSEVIFAALIGWLFLKEQLQASRLAGVAFILLSNLIVLYSGGLSFNLMSLILIFAPFVFVFGNAIAKRLQAEGLPYAPLLLFRGVVGGIFTLGLSFLIEEMQMPVLSSWSFLLFFGLFCFGIPKVFWQIALNKIDLSKNTAIALSYPAFSFILAYFWLGEIPSFYQWAGLLFSFVGIYFLMRSSSRSLLELASRPD; this is encoded by the coding sequence TTGCTTTACACCGCTTGTCTGATCCTTCCCTATGCTGCCATTTTCTTTGCGGCCCAGAGCAACAGTGCTCTCAATGTGGCGCTACTGACTCAGTCGGAAGTGATTTTTGCCGCTTTGATTGGCTGGCTTTTCCTCAAAGAACAGTTGCAAGCCAGTCGCCTTGCCGGAGTGGCGTTCATTTTGCTGTCCAACCTTATTGTTCTCTACAGTGGAGGACTTTCCTTCAATCTCATGTCTCTGATTTTGATTTTTGCCCCCTTCGTTTTTGTATTTGGAAATGCCATTGCTAAACGTTTGCAGGCCGAAGGTCTTCCCTACGCACCCCTTCTTCTTTTTCGAGGAGTGGTAGGTGGAATTTTCACGCTGGGACTTTCATTTTTAATAGAGGAGATGCAAATGCCTGTGCTCTCTTCATGGAGCTTTCTTCTTTTCTTTGGCCTCTTTTGTTTCGGAATTCCGAAAGTGTTTTGGCAGATTGCTCTGAATAAAATTGACCTTTCCAAAAATACCGCTATCGCCTTGAGCTATCCCGCTTTCAGTTTTATTTTGGCTTACTTTTGGCTAGGTGAAATTCCTAGTTTTTATCAGTGGGCAGGGCTCCTTTTTTCCTTTGTCGGTATTTACTTTTTGATGCGGTCCAGCTCCAGAAGTTTGCTTGAATTGGCTTCTCGTCCAGATTAG